In Hymenobacter gelipurpurascens, one DNA window encodes the following:
- the dgoD gene encoding galactonate dehydratase: MKITGFKLYQVPPRWLFLKIETDEGLVGWGEPVIEGRAATVATAVQELLSSLIGKDPLNIEDHWNVMYRGGFYRGGPILMSAIAGIDQALWDLKGKFFNAPIYQLLGGKARDTMRVYSWIGGDRPAHVGLAAKEMVDKGFTAVKMNATEEMGYVDSFAKIDEAVARIAAVREAGGPYLGIGVDFHGRVHKPMAKVLAKELEPFRPMFIEEPVLAENNEALREIARHTSIPIATGERMFSRWDFKQLLIDGYADIIQPDLSHAGGITECKKIISMAEAFDVAAAPHCPLGPIALAACLQVDATCHNAFIQEQSLGIHYNQGNDLLDYLTDASVFQYENGYANIPSGPGLGIEINEAYVIERAKLGHDWKNPIWRNPDGSVAEW; the protein is encoded by the coding sequence ATGAAAATCACGGGCTTCAAGCTGTACCAGGTGCCGCCGCGCTGGCTGTTTCTTAAAATCGAAACCGACGAAGGATTGGTGGGCTGGGGTGAGCCCGTGATAGAGGGGCGTGCCGCTACTGTAGCCACAGCGGTGCAGGAACTGCTGAGTAGCCTCATCGGGAAAGACCCGCTCAACATAGAAGACCACTGGAACGTGATGTACCGCGGCGGCTTCTACCGCGGCGGCCCCATCCTGATGAGCGCCATTGCGGGCATCGACCAAGCCCTATGGGACCTCAAAGGCAAGTTTTTCAACGCGCCTATTTACCAGCTGCTGGGTGGCAAGGCCCGCGACACCATGCGCGTGTATTCCTGGATCGGCGGCGACCGGCCCGCCCACGTAGGCCTGGCCGCCAAAGAGATGGTAGACAAAGGCTTTACGGCCGTGAAGATGAACGCCACGGAGGAAATGGGCTACGTCGATTCCTTTGCCAAAATAGATGAGGCCGTGGCCCGCATTGCCGCCGTGCGCGAGGCAGGCGGGCCATACCTAGGCATCGGGGTTGATTTTCATGGACGCGTACACAAGCCCATGGCGAAGGTGCTGGCCAAGGAGCTGGAGCCGTTTCGGCCGATGTTTATTGAGGAGCCCGTGCTGGCCGAAAACAACGAAGCCCTACGCGAAATAGCCCGCCACACCTCCATTCCTATTGCCACCGGCGAACGGATGTTTTCGCGCTGGGATTTCAAGCAGCTGCTGATTGATGGCTACGCCGACATCATCCAGCCCGACCTTTCCCACGCGGGCGGCATCACGGAGTGCAAAAAGATCATTTCCATGGCTGAGGCCTTTGATGTGGCCGCGGCGCCGCACTGCCCGCTGGGACCTATTGCGCTGGCTGCCTGCCTGCAGGTAGATGCCACCTGCCACAACGCCTTCATTCAGGAGCAAAGCCTGGGCATCCATTACAACCAAGGCAATGATCTGCTGGATTACCTCACGGATGCCAGTGTGTTCCAGTATGAAAATGGCTACGCCAACATCCCGTCGGGGCCGGGCCTAGGCATCGAGATAAACGAGGCCTACGTGATTGAGCGCGCCAAGCTAGGCCACGACTGGAAGAACCCGATCTGGCGCAACCCCGACGGCAGCGTAGCCGAATGGTAG